One genomic window of Boudabousia tangfeifanii includes the following:
- a CDS encoding ABC transporter family substrate-binding protein, whose translation MKRAVKTTAAVLTIAGLFALSGCGTEAKLGKGNEEVQKASADYLHVPYEKLNQGGNLTLPISVLPEQFNPFQGNSTMAAVDLWYWYNPVVTLFDDNGNWQINPDYVTKVEDKVVDGKTVVTYSLNDKAKFNDGTPFDWKVWEGTWKAGSGQDESMVLNDSTGYEPIEKVERGENDFQAVVTYKTVFPWWKKNFNSVMHPKLAAMGADFNDAYLNNPRPEWGAGPFKIGSVDLKAGNISFVPNEKWWGKPTKLDTVYFRALDDKADMAAFRNQEIDLVGVSNKERLSQLDENTPVYTGISMGENVLTLNSKADYLKDINVRKALLKAMDRKTIMNVRFQGMKFEADPLGSLVLFQPQKGYEDNTGDLGKADPEEAKKLLDAAGWKQAEGKEFRTNDKGEELVVRMPSFSTSDTAKAINDTLMALWKNVGIKLDIQQKKPADYPQIVKDRDFDVLYSAFYAENPFGMADICQFYQQGQTLLKSGLGNDEIDKLCLDSVNAKDENEALKLGNKAEKAAMALAGAMPIMNGPAMVATKPGLANFGSMGFAKLAPELIGWTNPETVTAQGK comes from the coding sequence ATGAAACGCGCTGTAAAAACAACCGCAGCTGTACTAACCATCGCCGGCCTCTTTGCCCTCTCAGGCTGCGGCACCGAAGCTAAACTAGGTAAAGGTAACGAAGAAGTACAAAAGGCCTCTGCGGATTACTTACACGTGCCCTACGAGAAGCTAAATCAAGGCGGAAACCTAACCCTTCCTATCTCGGTGCTACCCGAACAGTTCAACCCCTTCCAAGGTAACTCGACCATGGCTGCAGTCGACCTGTGGTACTGGTACAACCCAGTGGTCACCTTGTTCGACGACAATGGCAACTGGCAAATCAACCCCGACTATGTCACCAAGGTAGAAGACAAGGTCGTAGACGGTAAGACCGTCGTCACCTACAGTCTCAACGACAAAGCCAAGTTCAACGACGGCACCCCCTTCGACTGGAAGGTTTGGGAGGGCACCTGGAAGGCTGGCTCGGGCCAAGACGAATCCATGGTCCTCAATGACTCCACCGGTTACGAACCAATCGAAAAGGTCGAACGCGGTGAAAATGACTTCCAAGCTGTAGTCACCTACAAGACGGTATTCCCCTGGTGGAAGAAGAACTTTAACTCCGTCATGCACCCTAAGTTGGCCGCGATGGGCGCCGACTTCAATGACGCTTACTTGAACAATCCTCGTCCCGAATGGGGAGCCGGTCCTTTCAAGATTGGTTCGGTGGACCTCAAGGCTGGCAATATTTCCTTCGTCCCGAACGAAAAGTGGTGGGGTAAGCCAACCAAGCTAGACACGGTTTACTTCCGCGCCCTCGACGACAAGGCTGATATGGCTGCCTTCCGTAACCAGGAAATCGACCTCGTCGGGGTTTCTAATAAAGAACGTCTCTCCCAGTTGGACGAAAACACTCCGGTTTACACCGGCATTTCCATGGGGGAAAACGTCCTCACTTTGAATTCGAAGGCTGACTATCTCAAGGATATTAACGTTCGCAAGGCGCTGCTAAAAGCCATGGATCGCAAGACCATCATGAACGTGCGTTTCCAGGGGATGAAGTTCGAGGCCGACCCGCTCGGTTCCCTCGTCCTATTCCAGCCGCAAAAGGGCTACGAGGACAACACTGGCGACCTCGGTAAGGCAGATCCCGAGGAAGCAAAGAAGTTGCTGGACGCGGCCGGTTGGAAGCAGGCTGAAGGCAAAGAGTTCCGCACTAACGACAAGGGTGAAGAACTAGTGGTTCGGATGCCTTCCTTCTCCACTTCGGATACCGCGAAGGCCATTAACGACACTCTGATGGCTTTGTGGAAGAACGTTGGCATCAAGCTAGACATTCAGCAGAAGAAGCCGGCAGACTACCCGCAAATCGTCAAGGATCGCGACTTTGATGTCCTCTACTCGGCCTTCTATGCCGAAAACCCCTTCGGGATGGCGGACATTTGCCAGTTCTACCAGCAGGGTCAGACCTTGTTGAAGTCCGGTTTGGGCAATGACGAGATTGACAAGCTTTGCCTCGACTCGGTTAACGCTAAGGACGAGAACGAAGCACTCAAACTGGGTAACAAGGCAGAAAAGGCGGCAATGGCTTTGGCCGGCGCCATGCCAATCATGAACGGCCCAGCCATGGTGGCTACCAAGCCGGGGCTGGCTAACTTCGGTTCGATGGGCTTCGCAAAGTTGGCTCCTGAACTGATCGGTTGGACCAACCCGGAGACCGTCACCGCCCAAGGTAAGTAA
- a CDS encoding ABC transporter family substrate-binding protein — protein MNRVVKTATAVLSVAALVAMAGCGAEEKLGKTNDEVKKTTADYLHASYEDLKDGGTLTLPIETVPEQMNVFQATATLDTMNMWYWYNPVISLFDDEGVWQANPDYVTKVEDKVVDGKTVVTYDLNEKAKFNDGTPFDWKVWEGTWKAGSGEDKAYQLGDTSGYAAVEKVERGANDFQAVVTYKKTFPWWKKNFGFVMHPALAASGEAFNTTYVNNPHPEWGAGPFKATEYDSKAGKFIFEPNEKWWGKPTKLEKVVVRALEGNADLNAFRNKEIDLVAVGNKNRLSQVKDDNVPIYTGQSLGETALTLNSKRPLLGDIKVRKALMLAVDRQTIMDVRFQGMNYKGDLLGSLILKPTQPGYEDNLGDLGKFDAEAAKKLLDEAGWKLQEGKEFRTNDKGEELELMMPSFGTTETLTAIYNTLMALWKNVGVKLNIEQKKPADYPQIMANAEFDVMMNGYYADNPFAMGDICQFYEQGQNLTKSGLGSEEIDKLCNESITAKDEAEALKLGNETEKKALEMAGMMPVMSGPAMVATKPGLANRGAMGFARLAPELIGWTDAPAASPEGK, from the coding sequence ATGAACCGCGTCGTAAAGACCGCTACCGCTGTTCTCTCCGTTGCCGCTTTGGTGGCAATGGCGGGCTGCGGAGCTGAAGAAAAGCTTGGCAAGACCAACGATGAAGTCAAGAAGACTACCGCTGACTACTTGCACGCATCTTACGAAGATCTTAAGGACGGTGGCACCCTAACCTTGCCAATCGAAACCGTTCCAGAACAGATGAACGTTTTCCAGGCAACCGCCACCCTAGACACCATGAACATGTGGTACTGGTACAACCCAGTCATCTCCTTGTTCGACGATGAGGGTGTTTGGCAGGCCAACCCCGACTACGTCACCAAGGTCGAAGACAAGGTAGTTGACGGCAAGACCGTCGTTACCTACGACCTTAACGAAAAGGCTAAGTTCAACGATGGCACCCCCTTCGACTGGAAGGTTTGGGAAGGCACTTGGAAGGCCGGCAGCGGTGAAGACAAGGCTTACCAGCTAGGTGATACCTCCGGTTACGCCGCCGTTGAAAAGGTTGAACGTGGCGCCAATGATTTCCAGGCTGTCGTTACCTACAAGAAGACCTTCCCTTGGTGGAAGAAGAACTTCGGTTTCGTCATGCACCCAGCTTTGGCTGCTTCCGGTGAAGCTTTCAACACCACTTACGTTAACAACCCACACCCAGAGTGGGGCGCTGGCCCATTCAAGGCCACCGAATACGATTCGAAGGCCGGCAAGTTCATTTTCGAACCTAACGAGAAGTGGTGGGGCAAGCCTACCAAGCTCGAAAAGGTCGTAGTTCGCGCCCTCGAAGGCAACGCTGACCTCAACGCTTTCCGTAACAAGGAAATCGACTTGGTTGCCGTTGGTAACAAGAACCGTCTCTCCCAGGTTAAGGACGACAATGTACCGATCTACACCGGTCAGTCCTTGGGTGAAACTGCTCTAACTCTTAACTCCAAGCGTCCACTCTTGGGCGACATTAAGGTCCGTAAGGCTCTCATGTTGGCCGTTGACCGTCAGACCATCATGGACGTTCGTTTCCAGGGCATGAACTACAAGGGTGACCTCCTCGGTTCCTTGATCCTCAAGCCCACCCAGCCTGGCTACGAAGACAACTTGGGCGACCTCGGCAAGTTCGACGCCGAAGCTGCTAAGAAGTTGCTAGACGAAGCTGGTTGGAAACTCCAGGAAGGCAAGGAGTTCCGCACCAACGATAAGGGTGAAGAACTTGAACTAATGATGCCTTCCTTCGGCACCACCGAAACCCTAACCGCTATCTACAACACCTTGATGGCATTGTGGAAGAACGTTGGCGTTAAGCTCAACATCGAACAGAAGAAGCCTGCTGACTACCCACAGATCATGGCTAACGCTGAATTCGACGTCATGATGAACGGTTACTACGCTGATAACCCGTTCGCCATGGGTGACATCTGCCAGTTCTACGAGCAGGGTCAGAACCTAACCAAGTCCGGTCTTGGTTCGGAAGAAATCGACAAGCTCTGCAACGAGTCCATCACCGCTAAGGATGAAGCTGAAGCTCTTAAGCTCGGTAACGAAACCGAAAAGAAGGCTTTGGAAATGGCTGGCATGATGCCAGTTATGTCCGGCCCTGCAATGGTTGCTACCAAGCCTGGTTTGGCTAACCGTGGCGCCATGGGCTTCGCCCGCTTGGCTCCTGAATTGATTGGTTGGACCGACGCTCCAGCCGCTTCCCCAGAAGGCAAGTGA
- a CDS encoding APC family permease produces MANSSAKKISVTEAMSIGIGGMVGGGIFAVLGLAVSLAKGSTPLAFLVAGLVAALTAYSYAKLSQRYPDRGGTVRFLNEGYGRGVFSGAMNNLLWLSYIIMLSLYASAFGSYAPNLWSITGNHTADFHLYASAIIIIATLINYYSIAVVSRIEQVAVVVKLVILLAFVVIGALGLFTSGHVSQLGVSNWESPIHLFAGGMVIFVAYEGFELIANAAPDIEKPQKNIARAYAGAVGFVIALYFVIAIVTVGSLSFASISKAQDYVLAEAAKPMLGQTGFVIITIAALISTFSAINASLYGGAQVNYEIAEDGELPHGFLSIWRNQPIGLAITALATLVAVNVLHLESISTAGSVGFLLIFGIVNLAAFRLAKPAKANRIITGLGAALCFVATIILIGQQWRQNLVGVIVALGLIIFCGGVELWYQNSKKAAKYRAKSAKLAAPKVSRVQ; encoded by the coding sequence ATGGCTAACAGTAGCGCGAAGAAAATCTCGGTCACCGAGGCAATGTCCATTGGTATCGGCGGCATGGTGGGCGGTGGTATCTTCGCGGTACTGGGCCTAGCCGTGTCGTTAGCTAAGGGGTCCACGCCGCTGGCCTTCTTGGTAGCTGGTTTGGTGGCAGCTCTAACTGCCTACAGTTACGCCAAACTATCCCAGCGTTACCCAGACCGGGGTGGCACAGTTCGTTTCCTCAATGAGGGTTATGGGCGCGGGGTTTTCTCGGGTGCGATGAACAACCTGTTGTGGTTGAGCTACATCATCATGCTGTCGCTTTATGCCTCTGCTTTCGGGTCCTATGCGCCAAACCTGTGGTCAATAACTGGCAACCACACTGCCGACTTCCACCTCTATGCCAGTGCCATCATCATTATCGCCACACTGATTAACTACTATTCGATTGCGGTCGTCAGCCGGATTGAACAGGTTGCCGTAGTGGTCAAACTGGTGATTTTGTTAGCTTTTGTGGTGATTGGCGCCCTCGGGCTATTTACTTCGGGCCACGTGTCGCAACTGGGGGTTAGTAACTGGGAGAGCCCGATCCACCTCTTTGCTGGGGGCATGGTGATTTTCGTGGCCTATGAGGGTTTTGAACTGATTGCTAATGCCGCCCCAGATATTGAAAAACCACAGAAAAATATTGCTCGGGCTTATGCCGGTGCGGTCGGTTTCGTGATCGCCCTTTATTTCGTGATTGCGATCGTGACCGTTGGTTCTCTGTCCTTTGCCAGTATCTCTAAGGCCCAAGATTACGTGCTAGCCGAGGCCGCTAAACCCATGTTGGGGCAAACCGGTTTTGTCATTATCACTATTGCTGCGTTGATTTCTACGTTTAGCGCCATTAACGCCTCTCTATATGGTGGTGCGCAAGTGAATTATGAGATTGCCGAGGACGGCGAATTGCCTCATGGCTTCCTGTCGATCTGGCGTAATCAACCTATTGGTTTGGCCATCACTGCCCTTGCCACTTTGGTGGCTGTCAATGTTTTGCACCTAGAGAGCATTTCTACCGCTGGTTCGGTTGGCTTCCTGTTAATTTTTGGCATCGTTAACTTGGCGGCGTTCCGCCTAGCGAAGCCGGCGAAAGCAAATCGCATCATCACCGGTTTGGGTGCTGCCTTGTGTTTCGTCGCTACCATCATTTTGATTGGCCAGCAGTGGCGACAAAATTTAGTTGGCGTGATCGTCGCCCTCGGTTTGATTATCTTCTGTGGGGGAGTCGAACTGTGGTATCAAAATAGTAAGAAAGCCGCGAAATATCGGGCAAAATCGGCAAAACTAGCGGCGCCGAAAGTTAGCCGCGTGCAGTAA
- a CDS encoding L-serine ammonia-lyase, iron-sulfur-dependent, subunit alpha, producing METNTSQFALPADLISGEVTSAEAIRPLSVFDMFRVGIGPSSSHTVGPMRAGLAFVRELTDFLAEGEHPTPTHLTVDLFGSLGATGRGHSTDRAVLLGLGGYKPKTVPAEVVNTWLEDVRESGTLKLMGDLAVEFNYERDMRFLPSMVLPYHVNGLTITARTAPTANPYAVDDTEGVLLRRTYYSVGGGFVMAQTNDDPENPEVEAIGTSDAVAHANTPAPYPFATARELLAHCREANLNIAQIVRANEEAGRPRQEVDDYMDFIHQTMSECVEAGCSADGTLPGGLNVRRRAAYMADRLSRRMGKDAQGPRWAATTRDSMRAMDWVNLYALAVNEENAAGHRVVTAPTNGAAGVIPAVLCYLEYFCPEGRSLCDQPDCPECQSVPMSLRSEGDTSVVEAAGQALAESQDANEAATASIRTPEAENAETSGPPAPSAGEIAPEDTNAYPQWLRVKRADSVGHVNREVVHDFLLAATAVGALIKTNASIAGAEVGCQGEVGSASAMAAAGLAQALGGTPLQVENAAEIAMEHSLGLTCDPVGGLVQVPCIERNAIAAVKAINAARMALWGDGRHTVSLDAAIETMRQTGVDMMSKYKETSTGGLAVNVVEC from the coding sequence ATGGAAACAAACACTAGCCAATTTGCTTTGCCCGCAGACCTCATTTCCGGCGAGGTCACCTCGGCTGAAGCAATCCGTCCCCTTTCGGTTTTTGACATGTTTCGCGTGGGCATTGGCCCCTCGTCCTCGCACACGGTAGGCCCAATGCGTGCCGGCCTCGCCTTCGTTCGCGAACTCACCGATTTTCTGGCCGAGGGCGAGCACCCCACCCCCACTCACTTGACCGTGGACCTGTTCGGCTCGCTGGGGGCAACCGGCCGCGGCCACTCCACCGACCGGGCAGTGCTTTTGGGTCTTGGTGGTTATAAGCCGAAGACGGTTCCCGCCGAGGTCGTAAACACTTGGCTAGAAGATGTGCGCGAATCAGGCACGCTCAAGCTCATGGGCGATCTTGCCGTCGAGTTCAACTACGAACGAGATATGCGTTTCCTACCCTCCATGGTGCTGCCCTACCACGTCAATGGGCTGACCATTACTGCTCGCACCGCCCCGACCGCCAACCCTTACGCGGTGGATGATACCGAGGGCGTGCTCCTGCGCCGCACCTACTACAGTGTGGGCGGCGGCTTCGTTATGGCCCAAACTAATGACGACCCAGAAAACCCCGAAGTAGAAGCGATTGGTACCTCGGACGCGGTGGCACACGCTAACACCCCCGCCCCATATCCTTTTGCTACCGCGCGAGAACTGCTGGCGCACTGCCGCGAGGCCAACCTGAATATCGCCCAGATTGTCCGGGCGAATGAAGAGGCGGGCCGCCCTCGGCAAGAAGTCGACGACTATATGGACTTTATTCACCAAACCATGAGCGAGTGTGTCGAGGCCGGTTGTAGCGCTGACGGTACCTTGCCGGGTGGTTTGAATGTGCGTCGGCGGGCCGCCTACATGGCTGACCGGCTTTCGCGTCGTATGGGTAAGGATGCGCAGGGCCCACGTTGGGCGGCGACCACCCGCGACTCGATGCGCGCCATGGACTGGGTGAACCTGTATGCGCTGGCTGTTAATGAGGAGAATGCGGCCGGTCATCGCGTGGTTACTGCCCCGACGAACGGCGCGGCTGGCGTGATTCCCGCGGTGCTGTGCTATCTCGAGTATTTCTGCCCTGAGGGACGTTCCTTATGCGACCAGCCGGATTGCCCCGAATGCCAATCGGTCCCGATGTCTTTGCGTTCCGAGGGCGATACCTCGGTGGTAGAAGCCGCTGGCCAGGCTCTGGCTGAATCCCAAGATGCCAACGAGGCCGCAACTGCTTCGATTCGAACCCCCGAGGCCGAAAACGCAGAAACTTCTGGTCCGCCAGCCCCTTCGGCAGGGGAGATTGCCCCAGAAGATACCAATGCTTATCCCCAGTGGTTGCGCGTCAAGCGCGCGGACAGTGTCGGGCATGTGAATCGCGAAGTGGTGCACGACTTCTTGTTGGCGGCCACCGCGGTGGGTGCTTTGATTAAAACCAACGCCTCGATTGCGGGGGCCGAGGTCGGGTGCCAAGGCGAGGTCGGTTCGGCCTCGGCCATGGCTGCGGCAGGGCTAGCCCAAGCCCTGGGCGGCACTCCTTTGCAGGTGGAAAATGCGGCCGAAATCGCGATGGAACACTCGCTAGGTTTGACCTGCGACCCGGTTGGCGGCCTCGTCCAGGTGCCTTGTATTGAACGAAATGCCATTGCGGCCGTCAAGGCGATTAACGCCGCCCGCATGGCACTGTGGGGCGATGGGCGACATACCGTTTCTTTGGATGCGGCAATTGAAACCATGCGCCAGACTGGAGTCGATATGATGAGTAAGTACAAAGAGACCTCCACCGGGGGCCTAGCGGTAAACGTGGTCGAATGTTGA
- the nrdH gene encoding glutaredoxin-like protein NrdH: MMITVYSKPNCVQCTATYRALDKQGIEYTVVDLMEDAQALEFVKSLGHAQAPVVVAGDTNWAGFRPDLIKRLTQTAVAFG; the protein is encoded by the coding sequence ATGATGATCACGGTATACAGCAAGCCTAACTGCGTGCAGTGCACCGCGACCTACCGCGCTTTGGATAAGCAGGGGATTGAATACACCGTCGTCGACCTGATGGAAGATGCACAAGCTTTAGAGTTTGTGAAGTCTCTTGGTCACGCTCAGGCACCGGTAGTCGTTGCGGGTGACACTAACTGGGCCGGGTTCCGTCCTGACTTGATCAAGCGCCTAACTCAGACTGCAGTGGCATTCGGCTGA
- the nrdE gene encoding class 1b ribonucleoside-diphosphate reductase subunit alpha: MAENLTDTGLEVIPSAELDYHALNAQLNLYDKDGKIQFDADKKAARQYFLQHVNQNTVFFHNLKEKLDYLVENKYYEPEVLEKYDFDFVKSLFKRAYGQKFRFQTFLGAFKYYTSYTLKTFDGKRYLERFEDRVCMVALTLADGDKALAEKLVDEIIAGRFQPATPTFLNAGKAQRGELISCFLVRIEDNMESISRGVNSALQLSKRGGGVALSLTNLRESGAPIKKIENQSSGVIPVMKLLEDAFSYANQLGARQGAGAVYLHAHHPDIMNFLDTKRENADEKIRIKSLSLGVVIPDITFELAKRNEDMYLFSPYDVERVYGVPLSDISVTEKYHEMVDDGRIRKKKIKARKFFQTIAEIQFESGYPYVVFEDTVNRANPIDGRVTMSNLCSEILQVSTPSYFNEDLTYKEVGKDISCNLGSLNIAKVMDGGDIASSVETAIRALTAVSDQSNVQAVPSIARGNRMSHAIGLGQMNLHGFLARERIHYGTPEALDFTNLYFYTVAFHCIRASMEIAKERGETFEGFERSQYYTGEYFEKYLEGDWQPETKEAAELFERFQIELPTKDDWRQLAEDVHTYGMYNQNLQAIPPTGSISYINNSTSSIHPIVAKIEIRKEGKIGRVYYPAPYLTNDNLEYYKDAYEIGPQAIIDTYAVATQHVDQGLSLTLFFPDNITTRDLNKAQIYAWRKGIKTLYYIRLRQMALSGTEVEGCVSCML; the protein is encoded by the coding sequence TTGGCAGAGAACCTTACCGACACCGGTTTAGAAGTGATTCCCTCCGCTGAGCTCGATTATCACGCGCTTAATGCTCAGCTAAACCTGTACGACAAGGATGGCAAGATCCAGTTCGACGCAGATAAAAAAGCGGCTCGACAGTACTTCTTGCAACACGTCAATCAAAATACTGTTTTCTTCCATAACCTGAAGGAAAAGCTCGACTATCTAGTCGAAAACAAGTACTACGAACCAGAGGTGCTTGAAAAGTACGATTTCGACTTCGTAAAGTCCTTGTTCAAACGTGCTTACGGGCAGAAGTTCCGCTTCCAGACCTTCCTCGGAGCTTTTAAGTACTACACCTCTTACACCTTGAAGACTTTCGACGGTAAGCGCTACCTAGAGCGTTTTGAAGACCGTGTCTGCATGGTGGCTCTAACCTTGGCTGATGGTGACAAGGCTCTAGCCGAAAAGCTAGTGGACGAAATCATTGCCGGTCGTTTCCAGCCCGCCACCCCCACCTTCCTTAACGCTGGTAAGGCCCAGCGTGGTGAACTCATTTCCTGCTTCTTGGTGCGCATCGAAGACAATATGGAATCGATTTCGCGTGGCGTTAACTCCGCCTTACAGCTTTCCAAGCGTGGCGGTGGCGTCGCCTTGTCGTTGACTAACCTACGCGAATCGGGCGCCCCCATTAAGAAGATCGAAAATCAATCCTCTGGCGTCATCCCAGTCATGAAGCTACTCGAGGACGCTTTCTCCTACGCCAACCAGCTAGGGGCCCGTCAGGGTGCCGGTGCGGTGTATTTGCATGCCCACCACCCAGACATCATGAACTTCTTGGACACCAAGCGTGAAAACGCGGACGAAAAGATTCGTATTAAGTCCCTCTCCCTCGGGGTGGTCATTCCAGACATCACCTTCGAACTCGCTAAGCGCAACGAAGACATGTACCTCTTCAGCCCTTACGATGTCGAACGCGTTTACGGAGTGCCGCTTTCGGACATTTCGGTTACCGAAAAGTACCACGAAATGGTTGACGACGGCCGCATCCGCAAAAAGAAGATCAAGGCCCGTAAGTTCTTCCAAACCATCGCCGAAATTCAGTTCGAATCCGGCTACCCCTATGTGGTTTTCGAAGACACCGTGAACCGAGCAAACCCGATCGATGGTCGCGTCACCATGTCGAACCTTTGCTCCGAAATCCTCCAGGTCTCCACCCCTTCGTATTTCAACGAAGACTTGACCTACAAAGAGGTCGGCAAGGATATTTCTTGTAATCTCGGCTCGCTCAACATTGCCAAGGTAATGGACGGTGGCGACATTGCGTCCTCGGTTGAAACTGCAATCCGCGCCCTAACTGCCGTTTCAGACCAGTCCAACGTGCAGGCAGTGCCTTCGATTGCCCGCGGCAACCGCATGAGTCACGCGATCGGCCTCGGCCAAATGAACCTACACGGCTTCCTTGCGCGTGAACGTATCCACTACGGCACCCCAGAAGCCCTAGACTTCACCAACCTGTACTTCTACACTGTGGCCTTCCACTGCATCCGCGCTTCCATGGAAATTGCGAAGGAACGCGGCGAAACCTTCGAAGGTTTCGAACGCTCCCAGTACTACACCGGCGAATACTTCGAAAAGTACCTCGAGGGTGACTGGCAGCCAGAAACCAAGGAAGCCGCCGAACTTTTCGAACGTTTCCAGATTGAGTTGCCCACCAAGGACGACTGGCGTCAGCTGGCCGAGGACGTCCACACCTACGGCATGTACAACCAGAACCTTCAGGCCATTCCGCCGACCGGTTCGATCAGCTACATCAACAACTCGACCTCGTCCATTCACCCGATCGTGGCGAAGATCGAAATCCGTAAGGAAGGCAAGATTGGCCGTGTCTACTACCCGGCCCCATACTTGACCAACGACAACCTCGAATACTACAAGGACGCCTACGAGATCGGCCCACAGGCCATTATCGACACCTACGCGGTGGCCACCCAGCACGTGGACCAGGGCCTGTCGTTGACCTTGTTCTTCCCGGACAACATCACCACCCGTGATCTCAACAAGGCGCAGATTTACGCTTGGCGTAAGGGCATCAAGACCTTGTACTACATCCGACTCCGCCAAATGGCACTGTCGGGTACCGAGGTCGAAGGTTGCGTCTCCTGCATGCTTTAA
- the nrdI gene encoding class Ib ribonucleoside-diphosphate reductase assembly flavoprotein NrdI yields MSGLVVYFSSATENTHRFVQRLGFKSARIPLLRTDPELSVDEPYVLIVPTYGGGNQRGAVPKQVIKFLNNPANRALCQGVISAGNTNFGAAYCLAGEIISAKVGVPHMYKFELLGTPEDVRKVQEGLEEFWQRTLPTPV; encoded by the coding sequence ATGTCGGGTCTAGTAGTTTACTTTTCTTCTGCGACTGAAAATACGCACCGTTTTGTCCAAAGACTCGGCTTCAAATCTGCTCGGATCCCACTTTTGCGAACCGATCCAGAGCTGAGTGTGGACGAACCCTACGTGTTGATAGTTCCTACCTATGGCGGGGGAAATCAACGAGGCGCAGTCCCCAAACAGGTCATTAAGTTTTTAAATAACCCAGCAAACCGAGCCTTATGCCAGGGGGTTATTTCAGCCGGGAATACAAATTTTGGTGCCGCGTATTGTCTCGCGGGCGAGATTATTTCCGCTAAAGTGGGAGTGCCCCATATGTACAAGTTCGAACTCCTTGGCACCCCCGAGGACGTTCGTAAAGTCCAAGAAGGATTGGAAGAATTTTGGCAGAGAACCTTACCGACACCGGTTTAG